The following coding sequences lie in one Cydia strobilella chromosome 16, ilCydStro3.1, whole genome shotgun sequence genomic window:
- the LOC134748379 gene encoding zinc carboxypeptidase-like — MLLKIVLLSLICSLTSADQFRYDGYALYKIIPQNEHQVQFLKDLEYNDKELDFWRPPTRVGEYVSVVAPLEKKADLKKCLTQINIHNEVMLDSIQEAIDAQVHSRKKRSPRVIREPVMYFEGYHTLENINNWFQHLAEQHSNIVTLVTAGTSHEGRNITGIKIARNSNRPAFFLEAGQIGADWLSPTVVCYIVDQLVRGDDPAALAASQDYEWHIFPSVNPDGFEFSDNSVRLWTKNRRPQRGNEIGVDLTRNWNSQWGVRGGSFSPAEASFIGIGPFSEPETRALSRYIESIGHNLAAVLSFRGFGQRLLIPYAHTTEPLENYNDMITIGRRAMGSLAVKHGTQYLVGNSATVHDGATGVLVDWAKYRFRPPVAATFLLRDNTGWGHILPVAQVLPSCEETYDAVIAIIREAKFINVL, encoded by the exons ATGTTGttgaaaatagttttattaagtttaatttgtagTTTGACTAGTGCTGACCAGTTTCGGTACGATGGCTACGCGTTGTACAAGATAATTCCTCAGAATGAGCATCAGGTTCAGTTTCTTAAGGATTTGGAATACAATGACAAGGAATTGGATTTCTGGAGGCCTCCTACTAGAGTGGGAGAATATGTGAGTGTTGTGGCCCCTCTTGAGAAGAAggctgatttaaaaaaatgtttgacacaaataaatatccATAATGAGGTTATGCTGGACAGTATCCAAGA AGCGATTGACGCTCAAGTGCATAGCAGAAAAAAACGCAGTCCTCGTGTAATACGTGAGCCTGTCATGTACTTCGAAGGCTACCACACTCTTGAGAATATAAATAACTGGTTCCAACACCTTGCAGAGCAGCACAGTAACATCGTTACTTTGGTCACTGCTGGAACTTCACATGAAG GAAGAAACATCACCGGCATCAAAATAGCCCGAAACTCTAACCGACCCGCGTTCTTCCTTGAAGCCGGTCAGATCGGAGCCGATTGGCTGTCTCCCACCGTAGTCTGCTACATTGTGGACCAGCTAGTTCGTGGTGATGACCCTGCTGCTTTGGCTGCTTCACAGGACTACGAGTGGCATATATTCCCTAGTGTCAACCCTGATGGTTTTGAATTCTCTGATAACAGT GTCAGATTATGGACTAAAAACCGCAGACCGCAAAGAGGCAACGAGATTGGAGTTGATCTTACAAGGAACTGGAACTCTCAATGGGGAg TTCGCGGTGGCAGCTTCAGCCCAGCCGAAGCCAGCTTCATCGGTATTGGCCCGTTTTCCGAACCAGAGACCCGTGCTCTCTCCAGATACATAGAATCTATTGGTCACAATTTAGCCGCAGTTTTGTCCTTCAGGGGATTTGGACAAAGACTGCTCATACCTTACGCACACACCACAGAGCCATTGGAAAACTACAATGATATG ATTACTATCGGGCGCCGAGCAATGGGTTCATTAGCTGTGAAACATGGTACTCAATATTTAGTTGGTAACTCTGCTACGGTCCATG ACGGAGCAACGGGCGTGCTCGTCGACTGGGCTAAATACAGGTTCAGACCTCCAGTAGCAGCTACCTTCTTGCTGAGGGACAACACCGGGTGGGGCCATATATTGCCCGTCGCGCAGGTGCTGCCTTCCTGTGAGGAAACCTACGATGCAGTCATAGCCATCATTAGAGAGGCCAAATTTATTAACGTGCTATAa